Below is a window of Thermodesulfobacteriota bacterium DNA.
CCGAGCACATCCTCAACATTATCACCAAAGATCCACAGGAAAAGCATATTGCTTATGAGGTGAATCCAGCCACCATGCATGAACATCGCTGTAAAGATAGTCAAAGGCACAGGAACTAAGGATGAGGGAGGAATATCCACAAAATGGGTAAATTCGTAGGGAACAGTACCCAACCGGAAAAAAAGAGAACTACTCTCCCCTGGCATAAAAAAGTTTTGATAGATGAAGACATAAATGTTGACTAAGATAAGAGCGGTATTGACAAAGGGGATAGTGCTGGAAGGATTTTCATCCCTTAAGGGAATCATTTAACCTCTTGTCTTAAAAATCGATTGCTGATAGCTGTTCTTACAGGAAGGAATTTATGGAAATGGCCTGTTCTATTTTACCTTAGTGCCCTACTGCAAGGATACCACTGGCTGCCAAGCCAAGGATAATCACTTCCAGCAGAGACATAACTGCATATAATTTGTCGTTATTTTTTAAGAGAACAGGTATAATCGCAATATAGCAAATGATAGTAATACCAGCAAGGATAACAATCCCTATAAAGTTAGTAAATTCACCATAATTCAACATCCCAAGCCAGTTCCAACCGTCTTTGATATTAGTAGAAGAAAGATACTCATGGACGTTCATGGTCCAATAGAGACAGATTTTGTCCTTGGGGATATAGGGCTTTACAATGCCTAAAGCATAGATAGCAAAGGTAATGAAGAGAATCACAAGACCCAGGTACATCCCTTTTCTCAAAACTTTGGCATAGAGAATCTGTTCAGGTCCTGCCTCTAATGAGGTTTGTGATTTGTCAGTCATTGTTCTTCTCCTTGAATCTTACCTTATATATACGTTCTTATCTTATAAAAATCGCCTTCCTGGAAGTGTCCTTATTTAAAAGCCTAACCCCTTGCCCAGTGCTTTGAACCCTGCAAATGCCAGCATGCATATAACTATCCATCGAACAACTGAAGGCCTGGCCACTTTAAGAAGAGGAACTCCTATAAAGGAACCAATCATAATTCCTACCAGAGAGGGAACTACTATCATTGGTATAACGCACCCTTTGTTCAAGTATATCCAGGCTGCTGACGTATCAGTGATCGAGAGAAGAAACTTACTGGTGGCTACGCTTATCTTCAAAGGAACACCCATTACAAGATTGAGTGCAGGAACGTTAGCCCAGCCAGCCCCAAGGCCAAACATACCGGCCATGATA
It encodes the following:
- a CDS encoding DUF1634 domain-containing protein yields the protein MTDKSQTSLEAGPEQILYAKVLRKGMYLGLVILFITFAIYALGIVKPYIPKDKICLYWTMNVHEYLSSTNIKDGWNWLGMLNYGEFTNFIGIVILAGITIICYIAIIPVLLKNNDKLYAVMSLLEVIILGLAASGILAVGH